A window of Centroberyx gerrardi isolate f3 chromosome 6, fCenGer3.hap1.cur.20231027, whole genome shotgun sequence genomic DNA:
aatgataaatgtttccCAAATGATTCCCAACACAAGGATAATGTAAATTCAAATTGGCCGAGTAGCCTAATGAGCTGGTTTAGATTTAGCCTTTCTTCAATGAATTCTTACTTCTATTATGGAAATCACTAATGAATGTAAGATGAACTGGGTGGCAAGGGAATTTGGAAAATAGCCTACTGTTCTTAGAGGAATACAAAGCCATGAGGGAGGTACAGTCATCACATCCTTCAGCTGTGGTTTTGATGTGGATGACCGGGAAGCCTCCAGAGCTTCACACACTGCTGGGATGATTTGTCATCATGAATGCTCGCTCATGTAAGCAATGGTCACTGGCAAGCCCTTTCAGGTTCACCACTTGCTTTAGCCGGACTCAAACCACAAACCTTCTGCTGCCCACTCCACATGACCATGAAAGTTAAACATGCACCGTTTTATCCAGTCCACCATCTGAAAAGGTTCTCATTAAAATGCCAAAGCGCAGGAATGAGTTTACACCAAGGGGCAAATTCAATCTTCATAAAGCGGAAGATCTGGCTCAGCTAGGAAAGAAATCCATTAGACTGCATTACTTAGGTGATCTAATCCAATGAATGATATTACTAATTGCATCTTTTGGCAAAGCAGTGAGTAAATGTTCTACCTCTGTCTTGCATTTCCCAGAAAATACCAATTTGTTGCCATGCTTGCGTGAAGTTCACTATTTCAAGTTTTGAGCCAGTTTAGGGGTCTTGCTTTGCTTTCCTCTGAAGAGCCTAAGTATCAAGTAGTGAATGTCCATCAAACATCCTTTCAATTACAGAATACAGTCAGGAAAACCACGTGGGTAAAGCAGGACATCAGATGATTCAGTTGCTAATATTCACTGATTGGTGATGGAGTGTCCgatctctcattctctgtgaACGTTACCCTCCGTTTTGGCATCAATGAAAACTACTGCATGGAAATTTCAGGCTGATTTAAGTGAAGCAAAAATGCTAATTCAGGATGAGTGTCAGACAAATTTCTCAGCGGTAGAAAAACAAATCTGCTTAAATTTCTAGAATTTCTGCATTTACATCAGGTTGCAGAAAACTGGCAATTCATCCTCCTTATGTATCACTTTTATAAAATGTTTGTTGTCAcgtgaaaaataaacattttccaTTAAGCTTCACGTATTTATTAGTCTCTGGACCTACTTCTAAACAGCAATCATTAAGTCTGAGCCATGTTTTGTCTCTTCCTATTGAACTACTGCTTGTCAAAAGAATAAAAGAGTGAAGGTCTAAAACATACTAACTCACAGAAGTCTCACAGCACTGTATAATTTCTGCTAAATTTAAGTCCTTTGTacccacaaacacccacacatgcgTTTGCGCTTACAGTTTACAGGATCATAATTACTCAAAATCATATATATCAAGCTGTACTGTTTGGGAAGCAACTGACATCAAGAAACCACTATCCCAaaatcctctcttctctcccacaGTACGCTCTGGTCTCAAACAGCGGTTGACAGCTTCTCACACCTCCGTGGTTGTTTGCATCAGAACTGTCGGAGAATCCACACAGATGTGTCAAATACTGGCGTTCCCGACTGTTTTACGAGTCCTGCGTCCTTTATGACCCCTCAAACTACCAGCGACGAGCCGGAGCCCTGAGTGGGAAAAGGGCTTGCAGGCCCCGTGTCCACATGCTGTACATCTTTGTCTAGTGGTTTCTTAGAGAacaagtgagaggagaggaacagtgCAGCCTGGGTTTCCAAAGGAGGCGAGAACAGCAATAAGCTCAAATATAACAGTTATTTTTGGGAGGTCAAGCAGACAAATATGAAAGGCACGCTCATGGACCGCTACCCGGCCTTTTCCCTCAGATATTTTCATACAGGATACATTAACGCATGAGAGAATACAGTGCAGTACACAGTGTGACTTAAAACAAACCCTTACAATTTGCAAAACAAGCAAATCAATGTCAGTGAATGATGAAAGAACAACCACAGCGCATATAATTTTCTAATAAGGTGGAATTTTGTTAATCAAAACCCTTTGAGAATGACTGAAATACATtgaaatgctggaataaataaatcatatatattaaaaaaatttaaatattcaTTCACACATATTCCCAAAGACCCTATAATTTAATTTGCTGCTGGAATTCTTCCGTTTGCATGTAGCAACAAGAGAACAGCAAGTGTGTGCAGTGAATAGAAAATACTTTTGCTTAGCTGCATATTTCAAGTATTCTGCTTGTGGTTTTGACTTCGGAGATTTAGGTGCTTGAGCTTCTCCTGTGTCCGTATTGCCCAGTCACGcagaataaaacacaacttGTAGCATATATTTATTACGATCAATAGGAGGTCTCATTGACATGTGTGGGTGAACATATGGCCTGTGAGCGCTCCCAGTCCCTTCCCCCCCGAGGCTAGTGCGCTACACCAATAATCCAGGCCAGTAACTGATCCAGCCTAGGCAGCATTGTGCAGAGAGGTAGCCACGGTGGGTCTGGCCTTTGGCCCTGGGTCACTGCTTCTGGTCTTGCTCGACTGGCTTTTGAAAGAGATGAAAACTATCAATCACTCGCTGGATGGATGTATGTCACATGAAATACGTCAGTGCACAGGAGAGGATATCGGTCTCTAAATGGTGTAGCATCCAGATCTCATTCCCAGGTTCCATAAACTCAGCGCGTTCCTGCTGCTATGTCAGAGAATAAGCATCATAAGCATAAAGTCATGGTCGTGATCAATGAGGAGAGTGTGGCCAGACAGCCTTATCATGCCCATTATAGTTCCTGTTGACAATATTGTGTTGTGCAGTGTATGATCAAAGAACAAGCTGATGTGAAAGGGGACACCTTGATGGGAATGTATGGAAAGTAAAGGGAAAGAAGCCTTCAGTGTCTTCATATCTGTAGTCTTGAAGTCTATGAAGTCAGGCGGTTataaacagagaaatgaatcAAACAGAAATGAGTAGTCGAGTTCACACAGCGACAGAGTCATGGGAAGTTAAACAGGGCTGTCAGTGAATTAGATGACTCATCTGTGGTTAGGGTCTCAGTTGACTGtttcagacatttttaatgatttttgtaCAGGGTATTTATTAATGCAAATATACAGGCACATCTCTTGCATcacaatattcacaaatgtgtcaATATTCAAGAGGACAATgatatacacttttttttttttaaacatttgcaGCTGCCCCAGTTTGTTGCAGATAAATGGAATATTCTCAGTCAAAAAAGCCTATTAGACTATTAGTCATATAAGATTTTTCTTTAGTTGGTTATAGTCTTAGATAGCCATTAACCTCAACCTGTGCTGTTTATTCTGGTCCTTTGATGTACAATTCTGCAAGATCCACTAGTGCTGAAGAACATTCAAAATCACATCTTTTACGTTTTGGCTGggagggtggaagtaactaattacatttactcaccttactgtaattgagtagcttttctgtgtacttgtactttttgagtattttttcaaatcagcaattttacttttacttaaatacGTATTACTggagtattgtacttcactacatctTAAATTACTTCCATTAGCGAGTAAACATTTTGTAGGCTCTTCAtgagcaacagaaactggacattcataaattgacaaattgtggacctttgcagtgaacagtcagtcagtaaggaagagaagagaaatctggctttactttgtccACTTGATTGAAGGAAAAGAGTTTGAAttacatggaaaagatcacaataacaatgttctcttttctaaaaagtaactcagtaacttttactctgaggacattttaaacaagctacttttgacttttacttaagtagaggTTTACACCAGTACCTTTaattctacttaagtaaaatatcagcaaagtatcATTAcatctacttgagtaggacattctagtactctttgcCCATGAGTAATGGAAATTAGATATATGGATATTCCAAGACAGATAACTCGATTATAAACAATTATAAAAAATGTGTCAGCATCAATTAACCAGGTCAACTTCCTTGTAATTATTTGATACTTGACAAGGCGATTCTGATTGTGATTATCAACACTTCTCAAGTAATACTGAATCATCGTTGAAAATTGCACCTAGAAATCCTTCAGTCCGTGTTTCACCCTGTTGAGTCAGCCGACCTTTGAGCTCCTTGTCACTATCAGAGGATCAGGGCATCTGTCAGACTCCTGAGGAGACTGTGCTGGGATCTCAGCTCAGATGTTTATCACTCTTGGGACGTGTTTTCTCACTGCTGAAGGACAACAGTAcgccaactcacacacacacacacacacacacacacacacacacacacacacacacacaccgccccgcttcagctccagctcctgAGCAGACATTGTTTAACTTCAGCATGAGGGACGACAGCATGGCACCGCTACATAAACCACAGCTTCTCTTTGATGTGTTATTTTTTATGGGCGAGGAAAGCCTTATGGGCTGGgtcctcctcgcctcctcctcctcctcctcctccaacccaGCTGGCATCTGACTTTGAACACACGTTGACCAAAGGTTGGGCAAGCTCACCAATCAGGAACGGCATcgctgtgtgcagtgtgtgtgtgtgagaacgtGGGTGTACCTGCAATTCATTTACCAAGCAGAGGGTCATTTGAAAGAGCAAAGCCAAAGGGCAGTTATTGTACGCTGAGCCGCACGTGACTCATCTGCTCTGCATGGGAAACATGGAGCTCGCTAACATGTAATTAGCTGTTACTATTTTCATTCCGCATGGCCCTAAAGCAGCACGAGGCTGTCGGTTGTACACCCAGTGCCAGGAAACTCTGAGGCTGTCATGGCTTTTGGGTATTACTCTTCAACTTTAGCTAAGTTTCTCTATAGAGAAGCATTAGTCTGGGGACACAGAGGGGACTGTCCTGACCAGAGGACCCCTCCCTGAAATGAATGAGCCCTCTTATTACTCGCAGTGGGGAAAAATACACTTTGCCAAGTAAACAGCTATCCAGAAGTTCATAATAAGTTCATTTACAAAGCATTTTTTCAAGGATATTGGTAAAATCCTAAAGAAGCAGTTGTAGTTAGCTTGTAGTTGTAGTGAAGGAAAGTGGAGTTATGCTTATAGAGTATATTTTGtgttcattaaaaaaagaaaaaaaacaagaaaaaaaagcagattaAGAGGTTTGAGATTATACGTTTTAGGAAGGCCTCAGCCAACTATTGTAAGTGGAAAACAGGACTGTCCTCCTAAGGGACTTCTCAGTGACTTTGAGGTAAAAAGCTCATTTTCCCCTTCCCTAAATCCTGCACTGAACATCGTCCAAACTGCAAGCTAATGCAAACTACTGGCACGACATCAAAGCAGGGGCTGGTGTCTGCCTCACTTCCTCTGCCCCCTTCCCTCTGTTCCTCCGGTTCGCTCCATCTCTAGAGGTGTCAGAGCAAAGAAACAGGCTACAAGAAAGACAGGACATTTTAAGTAGAACCTCCTTGTCTTACAGTTTGGCCGGGAAAAGTCCATTCTACCCTAGATCGCCGAGTAGGCAGTCAGCATGgaatggaaataaaacaaactgactACTGAGGAAAGGCATATCAATGAGAATTTCATCAAAGAAATTCATCAGATAGAATAAAATGATCGCTTTCTTTGACCTGAACTGTTTCTGGACTGGAGTATGGTAATGTTTGCTAAAATTAAACTGTTCTGCTACATGATAACCTTGATATGATCCACAAAAGGAATGACATATGAGCTGAGGTGAAACTTACATAAATCACTGGAAGTGAGAGTGACAGACCAACACTGCTCACTCACGTCTAATAATGCcaaaaaaacatagaaaaagAAATTCAGCACATCCAACAGGAAAGATGAATGGATTACCGAGGAGGATTATGATGTACTGATGGGCAATGAACAAAAACCTAGACAAGGGGGTAGTTTTGAATTTAATGGATCCCATCGACGATTAATGAGCGGAGAAGAGTCCTCGCTCGTTGCTTTGGCAGAACGGGCTGCAGGGGAAGTGTATCACTCTCAAAGTAGACACACTATATATCGGAGGTTAACTGTATGAAGTCTTTATTAAAGTAACAACTTGACTCTTCTAAAAGCAATCAAGAGATGTGAATAAACTGAGCTGCCCCATCACTGCTCACTCACATTTTAAACAGTCCAAACAAAGCTTGTTGCTACTTTTTGCCCTCTTGAGATCAGCTTTTTTAGCCCTTCAGTACCTCTTAGGATTAATATTGCTTATAGATCAATCATTCATTGGTGTCTTTTAAAGGTTTAAGTCCATGTTGAGAGAGAGTTAATGTCAcatggtgtttgttttttcgatgtctgtctgtatttgatgcagtaaaacaaaaaaggaaaacaagatgCACTTTAGCTGGCTAATATGcctccataatcaccatgacatatttaacataaccagttatgttAATTAAGTATTTAATTAAGTTGGTTAAGGCATTAATCAGTAAATATTTCAATGCAAAAATACATGTCTTCATAACACACGGTTGGTATTAATACAAACTCTGTATCTTAACgtattaaggagttatagtagtttcaaatatgcaaatttaagcagcaaggtgctccaaaagtTGATCTAATCTATAGTGGGAAACTGTGGTGTCAGTATAAAAGTTTCTATCTTGTATTGTTCTTGAATTATTGTGTTTACGAATTTTAAGAAtatgtctacacacagacagacaggtatcaccatgacgacataatgTCCCACATTCAAGAACGTTCCAGAAATCAGAGTGATTTTACATCGTAGAATCTGTACTTAGTAGTACAAAATGCTAGGACATGTGAAGCAGCTATAATAGATggtattttatttcaatttaagAAATTGACAAGCACTCATCAATCAACATATTAAAACATTTGCGCCATCTGTTCAATCAAACGCACATGATGGCTCCTTAAAATAAATACTTTTAAGAGGAAATAATACAGACAGAATATGTGAGATTCAAACCACACGGACAAACAAAGTATCCAGATGCCCGAGAGACGAAAGGGTCTGAAAATTCCCAAAGTCAACCCCGACTCTCCAACGAAAAGTGTTGTATAAAACAGttaagcatttttaaaaatacagAATCTTacaaaaagttttatttttcgTACTTCTTTAAATCACTGTAAAATATCAGCTGGTATTATAACAAGAAATCAGGAGTTTCCATGTATGATAAAAAGACAGAATGTGCTTCTGCATTTTTACATTAGTATTCACATACGtcatgaatgtactgtatgatCAAAGTCCTCCACCTCTCTGATGGTGCGGCGATGGAGTCTGAGACAGGTGGATCgcacaaggctgcttttcttcgACCGGTCCCCGTAGCCGGACTGTGTGCCGAGCTGAAGATGCACACCGGTGACCATGGTAACAACAAAGGTGCAGTCCGTCCCGAGACTCCCACATATTTGCAGAGACCCCGTCACTAACCGTCTCTCAAACAGCCTCCGCACACCATCCATGCCCAGGCTATGTAAAACAACGTACTTCACAGCCAAGTGTTCTGATGATTCAAACCATTGTCTTTAAAGGATATATTATCAACAGTGTTCACATTTtctgtatataaaaaaacaaaaacaacaactttgttcCACTTGACAGTTCTTCCACTCTCAACCTGTCGCTgtccaaaaaaagacaaaatagcCATCAAGGGGGAGAGGATTTCAAGAATACAGGTTACAGTACAAAAACGTGGTCCAGGTGGTAGCACATGaagcatgcatgtgtttatgttgcCCCCCCCCAAAACCCCTCATGCCAAGACATATAAAAAGGCCACATGGCTTTTCCTTCACTCTTAAATGCACAAGTACTCCGACAAGTCTGACTGGCCTCTTTGTCTGCTCTGCCCATCTGAAGACCAACACAAGGTGCTTTTCTATTGGCGGCCTCAACAATAGATACGGTGCCTCCTCATAGGATCACTATGACGTGTGTGTTTGGTACATCGAGGTGTTCCTGAAACTATTTACGATTGGGGTCGAACTACCGAACACAAGTCCCACACTGTTGTTGTGAAGGAGCGGTAACTATAAAAGACGGATCTATAATTTGTTAGTTTGTGTACCCAAACCGCACTAGTAACCTCTTACCAGGGGCTTTGTATTTGTTAAGGGATCAGAGGGAGTATACTGTAAGAGCATGTAAACAAAAGGCAGTTGGGCTTGAGCTGAGTCTGCTGAGCTCCCTCCTCTTTAGATCGccccagacaaaaaaaacacaacagggtGTCTCCAACCAGATTCCAACTTTCTTTCTACTCTAAGTGCAAAGGCTTAGCGAAGCCCTTCGCccctatttatattttttcccaTAATCTTAACATCTGTACTGCTGAAATAACACAACAAAAATATAACTTAAGATAAAACTCTCTAGGCACTGTTTGATTTCCAAGGCTTTTCATTGTAGATTGTGATAAAAggtaagcaaacaaacaaattcttaaaaaaaggaaacatcAGAGAGTGATGGTTCTGCGGACCAAACACTTTTTCCTCTGCGGTATATCAAGGTCCTCCAGTCAGCTAACCCAGCCAAACAGACTAGCTTCAAGCTCTGCGGTGGAGAGGCCGTAAGGAAAGAAAGTGTCTAAAGGGTAAGTGTGTAGAAGTTTTCAAGGTTAAGTGTCAATTCCAGTCTTGAACCTATCCTCCTCCTtcataataagaaaaaaaagaggagatcTTAAGCCATAATCTTCTGGGGTATCTCTATAGAAGCCTTGAGGAAGATGCAGTTGTCTCGGATGTAGTTTCTCTTCTTGATCTCTTCGTGAGAGATGAACTTGGGGTAGCCGAAGCCCAGGGTGCTCTCGTCCAGCGAGTTGCGGCTGCTGCAGGGTTTCTGGAAGTTCTTCCAGTTGGGGTCGGGATTGAACGTCTCGGTGATGTGCTGGGGCTTGGAAAGCGACGGGTCGCTCTGGTCCAGGATGGAGAAAGTCACCTTGTAGGAGAAGGGCCACTCCAGCAGGTTGTCGTACTCCCCGGGCAGCACGCGGATGTAGATGGACAGGTGGGAGCCCTCGCCGCTGCCGTTGCCGTTCAGGAAGGCCGAAACCTGCAGCTTGTAGCCGTAGCGGTGGGTGTAGAAGGGCGGGCTGAAGAACTCGTGGTTGTTTCGGAGCTTGGCCTCCTGCAGTTTGCGGGAGTAGTCGTTTAGCTTCCAGATGAGCACGCCATCGTGGCTGACGGAcagctcctccatctccctccgcAGCTCCAGGATCTCCTGCCGCTGGCGCCCCACCAGGTTACACATCATAGTCAGGTGAGACTTGGTGGTGTCTTCCAGGTGACGACCGATAGCCAACTTGGGGCACTGCCgaaaagagaacaaagagaTTATTTACAAAGACAAACTGGAGGGGTTTCATGCACATCCAAAATACACAGGAGCAGAAATTAAATGAAGACAAGAGGAACTGTTTCAATGCTCccaaaaagtgaaatttacttCAAACTATGACAATTACATTTCAACCAAACATGGTCTTCAATATTTACAAATattgataaatatatatatactgcataCTGAGCATGAGGGGAAATGTATAGCACATACTGTTTATCGTTTAGCCAGAgtttacacatacacaactaACTCTATACAGCAAAAAATGGAATATTGCCTCCACACATCTTCTGCCATACACTGAAGATGACGAGGATGTGGACATTTGCATTATTCTATTTGCTGTTTTCTCTTCTGTTGGGGAGAGACTTTCATGTATTTTGTCAGGCTGTCTGTAAATGCTATACACCAGGCATTCCAGATGCCTTGTAATTTTACACACAGagctgacacccccccccccaccctcccacccccaagCTTGTCCACATTTTCTCAAATTGACGTCAGATTCAAAAATAGACAGAAATGCGCTGTCAGAATATAGAAGTGTTGCTCTCATTAAAATAGACCCTACAGGCACAGCACTGtatgtttgaaaaaaaataattgctttGGAATTTGCGGAGCAGGAATACGAGGGAAAATATaacgaggaaaaaaaaaaaaaaaatcaaaaaacatacacatgtaaacaacataaataaacaaaaatggcACTTGATGATGATATACCAACAACGGTCTTGCCAAGAAACCTATAAAGCTCTACCTAAGACCAAAGCAATATTTGAATCCGAAAAGCAAGGCTTCTTTGGAGgctgtttggtgtgtgtgagtcttaCCCGGTGTTTGCAGCCGGCGTCTTTGAAAGGACACAGAACGAGCGCGCTGCCACAGTTGTCCTTCACATGGTTGGCCAGATCCTCTCGGGCGATGTTGGGTGTGCCGCACTGGTTTGGGCACTGGACAGGAAAGCGAGGGCAGTGGTACTGGTGGTTCTGTTGGGAAGGCAGGGACATTGTCAATATGGGCAGTGATGATGACTGACTGCATGAGTGATAAGAAATTAACGGGCCTCAGGGCAAAAGCACTCtcgaaagttcataaaatgtcCGTGATATTAAAAATGAGGGGGCAAAAAATGTCCCTGCTAATTCGGGGCatccttttttgcatttcaccctggTAACATTTTTTCAATGAGTTGTCATATACTGACGTGTGAATGTGACCACTGTTCCCCCAGCGCCACTATGACTGGGGAgattctttccagtgtgttctgggaaagaaaaatcaagctgtttttgatcagaaaacaaccaatcACACAGCTTGAAGCAGAAGAAAATGTTTGCTCCAcgcagccagcagcagaagaaaatgCCGCACACAAACCGCCATGTCAACAAAAATTAAACAACCAATATCATAAAAAACTCAACAACTGAGGgatggaagatggactggtttgGGGACAGAGAAAATGGCGCCATtctctaaaacaaaacaaatcttagtggtacaaatttATGTTTAATATTTAAGTTTATTTGCCCATATGAAAATAAACACTCATAGTTCATTGAAATTGCCcctgaaaaagaccaaaatgcccctaaacATCAGATTATGGGGACAAAAAATGCCCtctgaaaaagaaaagttacTTGCATTGGGGTGTAATAAATAAGAAATGTTGTCACTAAAATGTAATGATTGgaacaaactgtttttttaattgatctTGATGCATCATAAACCATTCTGTGCTAGATTGAGATATTATGTCTTGGCTCAAAAATCTGCAAtaatgggagagaggagagtgtgagTGACTGCTGTGCCTCTggtcaggatgtgtgtgtgaaggcaggTGCTTCCAGATGAA
This region includes:
- the traf4a gene encoding TNF receptor-associated factor 4a, whose amino-acid sequence is MPGFDYKFLEKPKRRFQCPLCSKAMREPVQVSTCGHRFCDTCLQEFLSEGVFKCPEDQLPLDYAKIYPDPELEQQILALPIRCIHSEEGCRWTGQMKQLQGHFSTCAFNVIPCPNRCSIKLTRRDLPDHLQHDCPKRKVKCEFCGSEFTGEAYENHQGICPQESVYCENKCGARMMRRLLSQHSMAECPKRTQPCKYCGKEFVFDTIQNHQYHCPRFPVQCPNQCGTPNIAREDLANHVKDNCGSALVLCPFKDAGCKHRCPKLAIGRHLEDTTKSHLTMMCNLVGRQRQEILELRREMEELSVSHDGVLIWKLNDYSRKLQEAKLRNNHEFFSPPFYTHRYGYKLQVSAFLNGNGSGEGSHLSIYIRVLPGEYDNLLEWPFSYKVTFSILDQSDPSLSKPQHITETFNPDPNWKNFQKPCSSRNSLDESTLGFGYPKFISHEEIKKRNYIRDNCIFLKASIEIPQKIMA